From Canis lupus dingo isolate Sandy chromosome 24, ASM325472v2, whole genome shotgun sequence, a single genomic window includes:
- the BTBD3 gene encoding BTB/POZ domain-containing protein 3 isoform X1, which translates to MATVTPGEVGGSSYLWDSEWDSSEEFESPFSVLGLSSETVKNRSKKSSKTNTSSSNSGSSSKLPPVCYEIITLKTKKKKKMAADIFPRKKPANSSSTTVQQYHQQNLSNNNLIPAPNWQGLYPTIRERNAVMFNNDLMADVHFVVGPPGGTQRLPGHKYVLAVGSSVFHAMFYGELAEDKDEIRIPDVEPAAFLAMLKYIYCDEIDLAADTVLATLYAAKKYIVPHLARACVNFLETSLSAKNACVLLSQSCLFEEPDLTQRCWEVIDAQAELALKSEGFCDIDFQTLESILRRETLNAKEIVVFEAALNWAEVECQRQDLALSIENKRKVLGKALYLIRIPTMALDDFANGAAQSGVLTLNETNDIFLWYTAAKKPELQFVSKARKGLVPQRCHRFQSCAYRSNQWRYRGRCDSIQFAVDKRVFIAGFGLYGSSCGSAEYSAKIELKRQGVVLGQNLSKYFSDGSSNTFPVWFEYPVQIEPDTFYTASVILDGNELSYFGQEGMTEVQCGKVTVQFQCSSDSTNGTGVQGGQIPELIFYA; encoded by the exons ATGGCAACGGTTACTCCAGGGGAAGTGGGCGGGTCCTCCTACCTTTGGGATTCCGAGTGGGACTCTTCTGAAGAATTTGAATCACCCTTTTCAGTTCTTGGCCTCAGCTCAG AGACGGTAAAGAATAGGTCCAAGAAAAGCTCGAAGACAAAtaccagcagcagcaacagcggcagcagcagcaagtTGCCCCCAGTTTGTTATGAAATAATTACCTTGAAgactaaaaagaagaagaagatggctGCTGATATATTCCCTCGTAAAAAACCAGCCAACTCCAGCAGCACCACTGTCCAGCAGTACCACCAGCAGAATCTCAGTAATAACAACCTTATTCCGGCCCCAAACTGGCAGGGTCTTTATCCTACCATTCGAGAAAG AAATGCAGTGATGTTCAATAATGATTTGATGGCAGATGTACATTTTGTGGTTGGGCCACCAGGTGGGACTCAGCGGTTGCCAGGACACAAA tATGTTTTAGCTGTTGGGAGCTCTGTGTTCCATGCAATGTTTTACGGAGAACTTGCTGAGGACAAAGATGAAATCCGTATACCAGATGTCGAACCTGCTGCTTTTCTCGCTATGCTGAA ATATATCTATTGTGATGAAATTGACTTGGCTGCTGACACAGTGCTGGCCACTCTTTATGCTGCCAAAAAGTACATTGTCCCTCACCTCGCCCGAGCCTGCGTTAATTTCCTGGAGACCAGCCTGAGCGCCAAGAACGCCTGTGTACTCCTCTCCCAGAGCTGCCTGTTTGAGGAGCCAGACCTGACCCAGCGTTGCTGGGAGGTGATCGATGCCCAGGCTGAGTTAGCTCTCAAGTCTGAGGGATTCTGCGATATCGACTTCCAGACTCTAGAAAGTATCCTCCGCAGGGAAACTCTGAATGCCAAAGAAATTGTGGTTTTTGAGGCAGCTCTCAACTGGGCTGAAGTGGAATGCCAGCGACAAGATCTAGCTTTGAGCATTGAAAATAAACGCAAGGTCCTTGGAAAGGCACTTTACTTAATCCGCATACCCACAATGGCCCTGGATGATTTTGCAAATGGTGCTGCCCAGTCAGGAGTTTTAACTCTCAATGAGACCAATGACATTTTCCTCTGGTACACTGCAGCCAAAAAGCCCGAGTTGCAGTTTGTAAGTAAAGCCCGCAAGGGCCTCGTCCCCCAGCGCTGTCACCGTTTCCAATCATGTGCCTATCGTAGCAACCAGTGGCGTTATCGGGGCCGCTGTGACAGCATCCAGTTCGCAGTTGATAAGAGAGTGTTCATTGCTGGCTTTGGGCTGTATGGCTCCAGCTGTGGTTCTGCAGAGTATAGCGCCAAGATTGAACTCAAGCGGCAGGGCGTTGTTCTGGGGCAGAACTTGAGCAAGTACTTCTCAGATGGCTCCAGCAATACTTTCCCCGTGTGGTTTGAGTACCCAGTGCAGATTGAACCAGACACCTTCTACACAGCCAGCGTGATACTGGATGGAAATGAACTCAGCTACTTTGGACAAGAAGGCATGACGGAAGTTCAGTGTGGCAAGGTGACTGTCCAGTTTCAGTGCTCCTCAGATAGTACCAATGGCACTGGGGTGCAAGGAGGGCAGATCCCTGAACTCATATTCTATGCTTGA
- the BTBD3 gene encoding BTB/POZ domain-containing protein 3 isoform X2, with protein sequence MAADIFPRKKPANSSSTTVQQYHQQNLSNNNLIPAPNWQGLYPTIRERNAVMFNNDLMADVHFVVGPPGGTQRLPGHKYVLAVGSSVFHAMFYGELAEDKDEIRIPDVEPAAFLAMLKYIYCDEIDLAADTVLATLYAAKKYIVPHLARACVNFLETSLSAKNACVLLSQSCLFEEPDLTQRCWEVIDAQAELALKSEGFCDIDFQTLESILRRETLNAKEIVVFEAALNWAEVECQRQDLALSIENKRKVLGKALYLIRIPTMALDDFANGAAQSGVLTLNETNDIFLWYTAAKKPELQFVSKARKGLVPQRCHRFQSCAYRSNQWRYRGRCDSIQFAVDKRVFIAGFGLYGSSCGSAEYSAKIELKRQGVVLGQNLSKYFSDGSSNTFPVWFEYPVQIEPDTFYTASVILDGNELSYFGQEGMTEVQCGKVTVQFQCSSDSTNGTGVQGGQIPELIFYA encoded by the exons atggctGCTGATATATTCCCTCGTAAAAAACCAGCCAACTCCAGCAGCACCACTGTCCAGCAGTACCACCAGCAGAATCTCAGTAATAACAACCTTATTCCGGCCCCAAACTGGCAGGGTCTTTATCCTACCATTCGAGAAAG AAATGCAGTGATGTTCAATAATGATTTGATGGCAGATGTACATTTTGTGGTTGGGCCACCAGGTGGGACTCAGCGGTTGCCAGGACACAAA tATGTTTTAGCTGTTGGGAGCTCTGTGTTCCATGCAATGTTTTACGGAGAACTTGCTGAGGACAAAGATGAAATCCGTATACCAGATGTCGAACCTGCTGCTTTTCTCGCTATGCTGAA ATATATCTATTGTGATGAAATTGACTTGGCTGCTGACACAGTGCTGGCCACTCTTTATGCTGCCAAAAAGTACATTGTCCCTCACCTCGCCCGAGCCTGCGTTAATTTCCTGGAGACCAGCCTGAGCGCCAAGAACGCCTGTGTACTCCTCTCCCAGAGCTGCCTGTTTGAGGAGCCAGACCTGACCCAGCGTTGCTGGGAGGTGATCGATGCCCAGGCTGAGTTAGCTCTCAAGTCTGAGGGATTCTGCGATATCGACTTCCAGACTCTAGAAAGTATCCTCCGCAGGGAAACTCTGAATGCCAAAGAAATTGTGGTTTTTGAGGCAGCTCTCAACTGGGCTGAAGTGGAATGCCAGCGACAAGATCTAGCTTTGAGCATTGAAAATAAACGCAAGGTCCTTGGAAAGGCACTTTACTTAATCCGCATACCCACAATGGCCCTGGATGATTTTGCAAATGGTGCTGCCCAGTCAGGAGTTTTAACTCTCAATGAGACCAATGACATTTTCCTCTGGTACACTGCAGCCAAAAAGCCCGAGTTGCAGTTTGTAAGTAAAGCCCGCAAGGGCCTCGTCCCCCAGCGCTGTCACCGTTTCCAATCATGTGCCTATCGTAGCAACCAGTGGCGTTATCGGGGCCGCTGTGACAGCATCCAGTTCGCAGTTGATAAGAGAGTGTTCATTGCTGGCTTTGGGCTGTATGGCTCCAGCTGTGGTTCTGCAGAGTATAGCGCCAAGATTGAACTCAAGCGGCAGGGCGTTGTTCTGGGGCAGAACTTGAGCAAGTACTTCTCAGATGGCTCCAGCAATACTTTCCCCGTGTGGTTTGAGTACCCAGTGCAGATTGAACCAGACACCTTCTACACAGCCAGCGTGATACTGGATGGAAATGAACTCAGCTACTTTGGACAAGAAGGCATGACGGAAGTTCAGTGTGGCAAGGTGACTGTCCAGTTTCAGTGCTCCTCAGATAGTACCAATGGCACTGGGGTGCAAGGAGGGCAGATCCCTGAACTCATATTCTATGCTTGA